The DNA segment AGCCGCCGAGGCCGCCGGCGAGGAGGATGAGCAACGCCAGGAGGAACTGGAACTGTTCGGTGAGCAGGACGTTCCAGTCGGCCTGCAGCACGACGTTCCCCGCCCGGACCGGCGCGTCTCCGAGCGCCGACGGCGCGTCCTCCGCGGACATCAGTACTCCTCCGGGTCGAGTTCGAGGACGAGTTCCCCGCCCTTGAACGCCCGGACGAGGCCGTCGCTCTCCGAGAGCACGATGGCCGTGGCGTTCGTCTCGCGGGTGGTCGCGCCCGCTGCCATGTGGCGTGCGCCGAGGCCCTTCGGGATGTCGACGCCCTCCGCAGAGGGTTCGAGGTAGCGGTACGCCGAGACGATCTTGCCCGAGTCGGAGATGACGAACGCGCCGTCGAGCCTGGAGAACTCCTTCAACATCACGTTCACGATGGGGTCGCCGACGTGGACGTGGGACTTCTCGAACGGATTGTAGCTGAGCGGCCGAGACTTGTTCATCACCTTGCCGGCGTCGCCGACCACGAACAGCGCGCCGACCGGCTTGCCCTTCTGGCCCTTCTTGCCGAGTTCGATGGCGACCTCGAACACGTCGCGGA comes from the Halorussus vallis genome and includes:
- the dacZ gene encoding diadenylate cyclase DacZ, with product MADLSDLLGDLVDDADAAFLFSPSGSYYDRFADLGGDMEVVVVAPENTVGADEFVELPLEFENVRDRIRFGIEGAMEHGYVEDGDVVICTTSMFEEGTDTVTRARANDSMHSGVYDLFANSRADPGVIRDVFEVAIELGKKGQKGKPVGALFVVGDAGKVMNKSRPLSYNPFEKSHVHVGDPIVNVMLKEFSRLDGAFVISDSGKIVSAYRYLEPSAEGVDIPKGLGARHMAAGATTRETNATAIVLSESDGLVRAFKGGELVLELDPEEY